A portion of the Sabethes cyaneus chromosome 3, idSabCyanKW18_F2, whole genome shotgun sequence genome contains these proteins:
- the LOC128743436 gene encoding uncharacterized protein LOC128743436, protein MANILMEVKNRRATINTVYHVLYGYYFLGLKKAQLAIVYKKNKTTISNWIKRYEEDGIFNRIKYTRAAEKFGAEKRRWLVELYQSKPTTFLDEAARLFFKHFHVTISIASICRILHHEGMTWKTLERRAIQIRESDIIRYYNELSTLQWDYHNLLFIDEVSFDNKAMLRTKGFGVRGKRLLFKGEFVRKPRESLLCFAGQDGMIEACHTEGTFTRSKFFEHCKTFALHSGHVQYHPGFYSLWILDGARIHCDPNLVYYFRSLGIHVVFLPAYCPHMNPIEVLFGLCKKRLQREYDECGKNDLKYIIARIMKSFSNYNMNNLFRKCGYLKGGKFDPTINDRSELPGFDFEENCTKKASI, encoded by the coding sequence ATGGCTAATATTTTGATGGAAGTGAAAAACCGTCGCGCTACAATCAATACAGTTTATCATGTGCTATATGGTTACTACTTTCTGGGGCTTAAAAAGGCACAGTTAGCTATAGTTTACAAGAAAAACAAGACCACAATTTCCAACTGGATCAAAAGATATGAGGAAGATGGGATCTTCAACCGAATCAAATATACCAGAGCAGCAGAAAAATTTGGAGCAGAAAAACGACGATGGCTAGTAGAACTTTACCAGTCTAAACCAACTACATTCCTGGACGAAGCAGCAAGActcttttttaaacattttcatGTAACAATTTCTATAGCTTCCATCTGTAGAATTCTTCATCACGAAGGAATGACATGGAAGACACTTGAACGAAGAGCAATACAAATACGTGAAAGTGATATTATCCGATATTATAATGAACTGTCAACTCTGCAATGGGACTACCACAACCTTTTATTTATTGATGAAGTCAGCTTCGATAACAAGGCTATGTTACGAACAAAAGGATTTGGAGTTCGTGGCAAACGACTTCTTTTTAAAGGAGAATTTGTTCGCAAACCTCGAGAATCTCTTTTATGTTTCGCCGGACAGGATGGCATGATAGAAGCTTGTCATACTGAAGGAACATTTACGCGATCTAAGTTTTTTGAGCATTGTAAAACGTTTGCTCTTCATAGTGGACATGTTCAATATCATCCCGGATTTTATTCTCTCTGGATCCTCGATGGGGCAAGAATTCATTGCGACCCCAATTTAGTTTATTATTTTAGGTCACTCGGGATACATGTCGTTTTCCTACCAGCTTACTGTCCCCATATGAATCCTATAGAAGTGCTTTTTGGATTGTGTAAGAAACGACTTCAACGTGAATATGATGAGTGTGGTAAAAACGACCTCAAGTACATAATTGCGAGAATTATGAAAAGCTTTTCCAATTATaatatgaataacttattccgAAAGTGTGGGTACTTGAAAGGCGGTAAGTTTGATCCAACTATAAATGATCGATCTGAATTGCCAGGGTTTGATTTTGAGGAAAATTGTACGAAAAAGGCTTCAATTTAG
- the LOC128742242 gene encoding dephospho-CoA kinase domain-containing protein — protein MFLIGLTGGIATGKSTVSNVFRESGIPVIDADAIARLVVEPGKPAWFKIKAAFGDSVFYAESGELDRDALGKIIFDSVEKRKILNEITHPEIHRVIYKEVIRYFFLGHNFVVMDLPLLFENGIMLNFMHKIITVTCEEDIQLTRLMDRNHLSEADAKKRIRQQMPLEQKCNQSHFVIENSGTLQDTEEQTAKILAVLQDSNQHWKIRGVIFATAAILFSSIAWILNYKYKFISAN, from the exons ATGTTTCTCATCGGACTGACGGGAGGAATTGCTACGGGCAAAAGTACGGTATCAAATGTTTTTCGTGAAAGTGGAATTCCGGTTATCGATGCAGATGCAATTGCAAGACTTG tgGTCGAGCCAGGAAAACCAGCATGGTTCAAGATCAAGGCTGCATTTGGTGATAGCGTTTTTTATGCTGAGAGCGGAGAGTTGGATAGAGATGCTTTGGGGAAAATCATTTTTGATAGTgtagaaaagcgaaaaatacTGAATGAAATTACTCATCCTGAAATACATCGGGTAATTTACAAGGAAGTGAttcgatatttttttcttgggcaTAATTTTGTTGTTATGGATCTGCCGTTGCTATTCGAGAATGGCATTATGCTTAATTTCATGCATAAGATAATAACGGTTACATG CGAAGAAGACATTCAGTTGACAAGATTAATGGATCGAAACCATTTGTCAGAAGCGGATGCAAAAAAACGAATCAGACAGCAAATGCCACTTGAGCAAAAGTGCAATCAGTCGCACTTTGTAATTGAAAATTCAG GTACACTCCAGGATACAGAAGAACAGACAGCAAAAATTTTAGCTGTTTTACAAGATAGCAATCAACACTGGAAGATTCGTGGTGTTATTTTTGCTACTGCAGCCATTCTTTTTTCTAGTATAGCATGGATTCTTAACTATAAGTATAAGTTTATATCTGCCAATTGA
- the LOC128744758 gene encoding oxygen-dependent coproporphyrinogen-III oxidase, translating to MFFRVLRLRFASSSTGRKILGVTGAAIAGTAIATYLKNNEIYMASKLRPAGIFMAEPITSKTLLAANPDDMKTKMELLVMKIQAEFCHALQNEEFFGKKFTVDRWERKEGGGGVTCVLQDGDVFEKAGVNVSVVHGLLPKGAIQQMRSRGKELAEGDLPFFATGVSAVIHPRNPMIPTIHFNYRYFEVTDSKGNKQWWFGGGTDLTPYYLNEEDALHFHRTLKQACDEHDNDYYPKFKEWCDKYFFIPHRNECRGVGGIFFDDLDTPDEDSAFEFVSSCAHSVIPSYLPLVQKHKNESYGDRERQWQLLRRGRYVEFNLIYDRGTKFGLYTPGARYESILMSLPLTAKWEYMHLPPVNSKESELTLVLRNPRDWLKTAQ from the exons aTGTTTTTCCGTGTACTACGTCTTCGCTTTGCCAGTTCTTCCACTGGTAGAAAGATTCTTGG AGTCACTGGTGCGGCGATAGCTGGTACTGCTATtgcaacttatttaaaaaacaatGAAATATACATGGCATCAAAGCTTCGACCAGCTGGAATATTCATGGCTGAGCCAATTACATCTAAAACGTTACTGGCGGCTAATCCTGACGATATGAAAACTAAAATGGAGCTGCTGGTTATGAAAATTCAAGCAGAATTTTGTCACGCATTACAAAACGAGGAATTTTTTGGGAAAAAATTCACTGTTGATCGTTGGGAACGGAAAGAAGGTGGAGGTGGAGTAACCTGTGTACTTCAGGACGGAGACGTTTTTGAAAAGGCCGGGGTCAATGTATCGGTCGTTCATGGTTTGCTACCAAAAGGAGCTATACAACAAATGAGATCACGAGGAAAAGAACTCGCTGAAGGCGATTTACCTTTCTTTGCCACAGGAGTCAGCGCTGTAATCCACCCACGTAATCCAATGATTCCCACAATTCACTTTAATTACCGCTACTTTGAAGTAACAGATTCAAAGGGCAATAAACAATGGTGGTTCGGTGGAG gAACGGACCTTACACCATATTACCTCAATGAGGAGGACGCACTTCATTTCCATCGGACTCTGAAACAGGCCTGCGATGAACATGATAATGATTATTATCCTAAATTCAAGGAATGGTGTgacaagtatttttttattccCCATCGAAATGAATGCCGTGGCGTAGGAGGAATATTTTTCGATGACTTGGATACACCAGATGAAGATAGCGCATTCGAATTCGTATCCAGTTGCGCACATTCTGTAATTCCGTCCTATCTTCCCCTTGTTCAGAAACATAAAAATGAATCATATGGCGACCGCGAACGACAATGGCAGTTGCTACGCAGAGGGCGTTATGTAGAGTTCAATCTTATCTATGACCGAGGAACAAAATTTGGTCTGTATACACCTGGAGCCCGATATGAAAGTATTTTGATGTCTCTGCCCTTAACTGCG AAATGGGAATACATGCATCTACCTCCGGTGAATAGCAAGGAAAGTGAATTAACACTTGTGTTGAGGAACCCTAGAGACTGGCTTAAAACAGCTCAATGA
- the LOC128739930 gene encoding uncharacterized protein LOC128739930 translates to MESIQDDGDIDKDDNNEEAYAEEHLLDPDELEDENTEYDALNLGTEISEEGDCLDHSCEKSCTSDEDKATTLFSVSLVVSLRDFKGQTSGEELETWVIRANSVDEFLHSVWEKAKKHLIRHIVAVCDDEGSVTYTWSTKKAIDETDLVHFALFYDKQNRRTMTVDKITTKILQNWRTKSSVELLLHKYSLTVNSKAVWKKVEKTLIDTVPKNRGGAATTEHAQELAKELRLMHGHLWNGHEIAWNIWANTILTAPAYQHESLKNDATPPTASCLDLFSFSEGEHIRRIRREYRVAHNINDGYQADVQKIMDAFTAVKNMHQEQTRQISVMERLLENLMLRSQLGESFISSAESALNVKESDFSGTISSKVQDAEDIDHTI, encoded by the coding sequence atgGAATCGATTCAAGACGATGGTGATATTGATAAGGATGACAACAATGAAGAAGCATATGCCGAGGAGCATTTATTAGATCCCGACGAGCTCGAAGATGAGAATACAGAATACGATGCTTTGAATCTTGGAACGGAAATCAGTGAGGAAGGCGATTGCTTGGATCACAGTTGCGAAAAATCCTGTACATCGGACGAAGACAAAGCAACTACTTTATTTTCTGTCAGTCTTGTTGTGTCTTTACGCGACTTTAAAGGACAAACTTCTGGTGAGGAACTCGAAACATGGGTTATACGCGCTAATAGCGTTGATGAATTCTTGCACAGTGTTTGGGAGAAGGCCAAAAAGCATCTCATACGACACATTGTAGCTGTTTGTGATGACGAAGGTAGTGTAACCTACACCTGGAGCACGAAGAAAGCAATTGACGAAACAGATTTAGTTCATTTTGCGTTGTTCTACGATAAACAAAATCGTCGAACAATGACTGtggataaaataacaacaaaaattcTGCAAAACTGGCGAACTAAATCTTCCGTAGAGTTACTGCTCCATAAATACTCACTGACCGTAAACTCCAAGGCTGTGTGGAAGAAAGTGGAAAAAACTTTGATCGATACAGTTCCAAAAAATCGGGGAGGTGCTGCTACTACTGAACACGCTCAGGAGCTGGCAAAAGAGTTACGACTGATGCACGGACATCTTTGGAATGGACACGAAATAGCGTGGAACATCTGGGCAAATACAATATTAACTGCACCGGCTTATCAACATGAATCATTAAAGAATGATGCGACTCCTCCGACAGCTAGCTGCttggatttgttttcgtttagtGAAGGCGAACATATTCGACGAATCCGTCGCGAGTATCGTGTTGCGCACAATATTAACGATGGTTATCAAGCTGACGTTCAAAAGATTATGGATGCATTCACTGCAGTCAAAAATATGCATCAAGAGCAAACGCGACAAATTTCCGTTATGGAACGTCTTTTGGAAAATTTGATGCTGAGGAGCCAACTGGGAGAATCATTCATAAGTTCTGCTGAGTCAGCCTTGAATGTAAAAGAGAGTGATTTTTCCGGTACCATTTCATCTAAAGTTCAGGATGCCGAAGATATTGACCACAcaatttaa
- the LOC128744757 gene encoding probable ATP-dependent RNA helicase DDX10: MSKSQTKKQQAKSKKDARINQHLKVPKHKSKRLKISINDEAKEISRLSNLYTDAVSADKNYTFSDFPLSKNTLRGLIQGQYKIPTAIQRESILPALQGKDILAAAKTGSGKTLAFLIPVFEKLYINQWTRLDGLGALIITPTRELALQIFETVAKIGTHHDFTTGLIIGGQNLKFEKPRLHQLNIIICTPGRLLQHMDQNPLFDSTKLKILVLDEADRCLDMGFEVTMNSIIENLPLDRQTLLFSATQTNSVKDLARLNLKDPVYIAPHEKEQYTTPNRLQQNYVVIEQKDKLTMLWSFLKAHAKQKIIVFFATCKQVKFFYEIFKKLRPSILLLPLYGGMNQEKRNKIYAEFCTRSNVCLMATDIASRGLDFPKVNWVVQLDCPEDATQYIHRAGRAARLNASGESLLVLNSQEEHGIVKRLEEAKVPISKIQIDEKQLFSPLIKIQSFLAQSPELKETAKRAFVAYIKSVALMKDKSVFDVSSLDLEEYAKSLGLLVTPRVRFLSKIGGKPKNFHTDVNVLLADEDGSSSGDELFTVKSCGITSTNQELTPEFTSNTNTKKKSTKVSLMKKALVTNKKIIFDDTGDATGLKEDSEVYDIEKARAELMLGDAADKERYKMLKKAKRVAQKEKLKRKSEDPDEFDSVDHFGSSDENSVDLSWLPDPDEIYVNQNTVVEKVPKVVSKERSRAVKKRKIAMDVSDITLTEAERLAMDLLR; encoded by the exons ATGTCTAAGTctcaaacaaaaaagcaacaggCTAAATCTAAAAAAGACGCAAGAATTAATCAACATTTAAAAGTACCAAAACACAAAAGTAAGCGGTTGAAAATATCCATTAACGACGAAGCGAAAGAAATCTCTCGGTTAAGCAACCTATATACTGATGCAGTGAGTGCCGACAAAAACTACACGTTTTCGGATTTTCCTCTTTCGAAAAATACATTACGAGGTTTGATACAGGGCCAGTATAAAATACCAACTGCCATACAACGTGAATCTATTCTACCGGCGTTGCAAGGAAAAGATATTTTAGCTGCAGCTAAAACCGGAAGTGGAAAAACATTGGCATTTCTTATACCTGTCTTTGAAAAACTTTACATTAACCAATGGACACGTTTAGATGGGCTTGGTGCTTTAATAATAACTCCTACTCGTGAATTGGCATTACAAATCTTCGAGACAGTGGCTAAAATAGGCACGCATCACGATTTTACCACCGGTCTGATAATCGGTGGacaaaacttgaaatttgagaAACCTCGATTGCATCAATTAAACATTATAATATGCACTCCAGGACGTTTGCTGCAGCATATGGATCAAAATCCTCTTTTTGATAGtacaaaactaaaaatattagttttggaTGAAGCGGATCGCTGTTTGGATATGGGGTTTGAAGTAACGATGAATTCGATTATAGAGAACTTGCCACTGGATAGGCAAACACTATTATTTTCGGCTACACAAACAAATTCGGTGAAAGATCTGGCTCGATTGAATTTAAAAGACCCGGTATATATTGCCCCTCATGAGAAAGAACAGTACACGACACCAAATCGATTGCAGCAGAACTATGTTGTAATTGAACAAAAAGATAAGCTTACAATGCTGTGGTCTTTTCTGAAAGCTCATGCtaagcaaaaaattattgtGTTTTTTGCCACTTGCAAACAG GTGAAATTCTTCTatgaaatattcaaaaaacttCGCCCTAGCATTCTCTTACTACCGCTGTACGGAGGTATGAACcaggaaaaacggaataaaatttACGCGGAATTTTGTACACGAAGCAATGTATGTTTAATGGCAACAGACATAGCCTCTCGTGGGTTAGATTTTCCGAAAGTTAACTGGGTTGTACAACTAGACTGTCCGGAAGATGCTACCCAATATATCCATCGAGCAGGCCGTGCCGCACGTTTAAATGCTAGTGGAGAAAGTTTGCTTGTTTTAAATTCGCAAGAAGAACACGGAATAGTTAAGCGGTTAGAAGAAGCAAAAGTACCAATCAGCAAAATTCAAATAGACGAAAAGCAACTATTTTCGCCATTGATAAAAATTCAGTCTTTTCTTGCACAATCGCCGGAGTTAAAGGAAACCGCCAAACGTGCATTTGTAGCATACATAAAATCTGTTGCTCTAATGAAAGATAAATCTGTTTTTGATGTATCAAGTTTGGACTTAGAGGAATATGCTAAATCACTGGGTTTGCTGGTAACACCACGTGTTCGATTCCTGTCAAAAATAGGTGGAAAGCCAAAAAATTTTCACACAGATGTAAATGTGTTGTTAGCTGATGAAGATGGAAGCAGCAGTGGAGACGAATTGTTTACCGTTAAAAGTTGCGGAATTACATCTACAAACCAGGAATTAACACCTGAATTTACGTCAAATACAAACACTAAAAAGAAGAGCACTAAAgtgagcctaatgaaaaaaGCCTTGGTtacgaataaaaaaattattttcgatgATACTGGAGATGCGACGGGGTTGAAAGAAGACAGCGAAGTTTATGATATTGAAAAGGCGCGAGCAGAACTAATGTTAGGAGATGCAGCTGATAAAGAGCGCTATAAAATGCTGAAGAAGGCCAAACGGGTAgcacaaaaagaaaaacttaAACGGAAATCAGAGGATCCTGATGAGTTTGACAGTGTAGACCATTTCGGAAGTAGTGATGAAAACAGTGTAGATTTAAGCTGGTTGCCCGATCCCGATGAGATATATGTAAACCAAAACACAGTTGTCGAGAAAGTGCCAAAAGTAGTTTCGAAGGAACGTTCCAGGGCtgtcaaaaaacgtaaaattgCTATGGACGTTAGTGATATTACGTTGACTGAAGCTGAACGACTTGCCATGGACCTTCTCCGATAG